The Myxococcales bacterium genome includes a window with the following:
- a CDS encoding ParB N-terminal domain-containing protein yields MEIDLHRLELRHEDLRIRDGARRRRLIASIAEVGQQVPVVAVAEGERLVLIDGYLRVEALHRLGRDTVRAITWPVTEPEALVHHHHLAATAHTAIEDAWLLARLRTHGLSFDDLAARLCRSKSWVSRRLALLDALATEVQASVRAGIVPAHAAMKYLVPLARANRRQCAQLIAGLGTTRVAERDVGALYRAWKHADATGKQHIVIEPLLCLRALRATAASTDDDDDELHKDLTLLAAIAWRARRRVHHGGAFTAAHTTAWRAAADAVAALGAAIEELHAGPDDTHKHPDVT; encoded by the coding sequence GTGGAGATCGACCTGCACCGGCTCGAGCTGCGGCACGAGGATCTGCGGATCCGTGACGGCGCCCGTCGGCGACGGTTGATCGCGTCGATCGCCGAGGTCGGGCAGCAGGTGCCGGTGGTCGCGGTCGCCGAGGGCGAGCGGCTGGTGCTGATCGACGGCTACCTGCGGGTCGAGGCGCTGCACCGGCTCGGCCGCGACACGGTGCGCGCGATCACGTGGCCGGTGACGGAGCCCGAGGCGTTGGTCCACCACCACCACCTCGCGGCCACCGCGCACACCGCGATCGAGGACGCCTGGCTGCTCGCCCGGCTGCGGACGCACGGGCTGTCGTTCGACGACCTCGCCGCACGCCTGTGCCGCTCGAAGAGCTGGGTGTCGCGCCGGCTCGCGCTGCTCGACGCGCTCGCGACCGAGGTCCAGGCGAGCGTGCGCGCGGGGATCGTGCCCGCGCACGCCGCGATGAAGTACCTGGTGCCGTTGGCGCGCGCCAACCGGCGCCAGTGCGCGCAGCTGATCGCCGGGCTCGGGACGACGCGCGTCGCCGAGCGCGATGTCGGCGCGCTCTATCGCGCCTGGAAGCACGCGGACGCCACGGGCAAGCAGCACATCGTCATCGAGCCACTGCTGTGCCTCCGCGCGCTCCGCGCCACGGCGGCATCGACCGACGACGACGACGACGAACTCCACAAGGATCTGACCCTGCTCGCCGCGATCGCCTGGCGCGCGCGGCGGCGGGTGCATCACGGCGGTGCGTTCACCGCCGCCCACACCACGGCCTGGCGCGCGGCGGCGGACGCCGTCGCCGCGCTCGGGGCTGCCATCGAGGAGCTACATGCTGGACCAGACGATACGCACAAGCATCCTGACGTTACGTAG